In a genomic window of Deferrivibrio essentukiensis:
- the surE gene encoding 5'/3'-nucleotidase SurE, whose translation MKVLITNDDGIYSRGIFSLYEAFSKIAEVTIVAPITEQSAVGHAITITLPLRVHEVYRKDNFFGYGVNGTPADCVKLAFSDILTTKPDLVISGVNRGANLASNVIYSGTVSAATEGAMMGVPSLAVSLASVEYNDYSVAAEFAVFFAKKVLKYKFENGTLWNINVPPLKKSEIKGWRYAVQGKTKYLDTFEKRVDPRGNTYYWLTGERVIVRTSEESDDYLLEKGYITVTPIKYDLTDCELYKRLKEEEDSYEFN comes from the coding sequence ATGAAAGTTTTAATAACAAATGATGATGGAATATATTCAAGAGGGATATTTTCCCTATATGAGGCTTTTTCTAAAATAGCTGAAGTAACGATTGTTGCTCCAATTACAGAGCAGAGCGCGGTTGGGCATGCTATTACAATTACTTTGCCTTTGAGAGTACACGAAGTATATAGAAAAGATAACTTTTTCGGCTATGGGGTTAACGGCACTCCTGCTGATTGTGTGAAACTGGCTTTTTCAGACATATTAACCACTAAGCCTGACCTTGTAATTTCTGGAGTAAATAGAGGTGCTAATCTTGCTTCAAATGTGATATACTCCGGTACTGTTTCTGCTGCGACAGAAGGTGCTATGATGGGCGTCCCATCCCTTGCCGTGAGCCTTGCTTCTGTGGAATATAATGATTATTCAGTTGCTGCGGAATTTGCCGTATTTTTTGCCAAAAAGGTTTTGAAATACAAATTTGAAAATGGAACATTGTGGAATATAAATGTGCCCCCTCTGAAAAAAAGTGAAATTAAAGGGTGGAGGTATGCTGTGCAAGGTAAGACCAAATATCTTGATACTTTTGAAAAAAGGGTAGACCCTCGTGGAAATACATATTACTGGCTTACCGGGGAGAGAGTAATTGTGCGCACATCTGAGGAGAGTGATGATTACCTCTTGGAAAAAGGCTACATTACTGTAACACCTATAAAATATGATTTAACAGATTGCGAACTTTACAAAAGACTAAAAGAGGAAGAGGATAGCTATGAATTTAATTAA
- a CDS encoding YbaN family protein, protein MRRIIALIFAYFFLLLGIIGMFLPGLPTVPFLLLTAWFSSKGSERLHNWLYSHPSIGKILRNWKEYRAISRKSKVLAVLMLIFSLAVIYKSYSNKVALLCFTILFAFIGFYLISRPEPNIN, encoded by the coding sequence TTGAGACGAATTATTGCATTAATATTTGCATATTTTTTCTTATTACTTGGCATAATTGGTATGTTTTTGCCTGGGCTACCAACAGTGCCTTTTCTTTTGTTGACTGCATGGTTTTCTTCAAAAGGCTCTGAGCGTCTTCACAATTGGTTGTATTCACATCCGAGTATAGGTAAAATTCTTAGGAATTGGAAGGAGTATAGAGCAATCTCTAGAAAAAGCAAAGTGTTAGCTGTTTTGATGCTTATTTTTAGTTTAGCAGTTATATATAAAAGCTACAGCAATAAAGTTGCTCTATTATGTTTTACAATTTTATTTGCATTTATTGGTTTTTATCTGATTAGCAGACCTGAGCCAAATATTAATTAA
- a CDS encoding CidA/LrgA family protein encodes MIQGLTIIFLFLFLGDSITYLTKIPIPGNVIGMVLLTISLKIEIIKLNSVKPAADILVKNMAFLFVPPGVGIMIYFDLIKTELIPILFSYIFSTLAVLYAVGKVQQTLDRNNNERAD; translated from the coding sequence ATGATACAGGGTCTTACGATTATTTTTCTTTTTTTGTTTTTGGGTGATAGCATAACCTATCTTACAAAAATTCCGATACCGGGAAATGTAATAGGGATGGTATTGCTGACAATATCATTAAAAATTGAAATCATTAAATTAAATTCTGTAAAACCTGCAGCAGACATACTTGTCAAAAATATGGCATTCCTATTTGTTCCTCCGGGTGTAGGGATAATGATATACTTTGACCTTATTAAAACAGAGCTTATACCAATTTTGTTTTCATATATTTTTAGTACACTGGCTGTTTTATATGCGGTAGGAAAAGTTCAACAAACTTTGGATAGGAATAATAATGAAAGAGCTGATTAA
- a CDS encoding ExbD/TolR family protein — protein MKFKESSKDKGLEINLTPLIDVVFLLLIFFMVSTTFVYTNSLKVNLPKAKGESVETQKNVNVSVTKAGALLINGKEVSKIAFKSKIKNLYSENPNATIIIQADKDSKHGDVVFVMDESKKAGFDRFAIAAEEE, from the coding sequence ATGAAGTTTAAGGAAAGTTCCAAAGATAAAGGGCTTGAGATAAACCTTACCCCTCTTATAGATGTTGTATTTTTGCTTTTAATTTTCTTTATGGTGTCGACTACATTTGTCTACACAAACTCATTAAAGGTAAATCTTCCTAAAGCTAAAGGGGAATCGGTTGAGACTCAAAAGAATGTAAATGTTTCGGTTACAAAAGCAGGTGCGCTGCTTATAAACGGTAAAGAGGTATCAAAAATTGCCTTTAAGAGTAAAATAAAAAATCTTTACAGTGAAAACCCTAATGCCACTATTATTATTCAGGCGGATAAGGATAGCAAACACGGTGATGTGGTTTTTGTTATGGATGAGAGTAAAAAAGCGGGTTTTGACAGGTTTGCAATTGCAGCTGAGGAAGAATGA
- a CDS encoding tetratricopeptide repeat protein, giving the protein MGRLLLSLLIIFLCSSNIFAGVEISDFSFIGKEVTNFNIRPVYKNISVDFKNIKAFDTYIDKLNFEVNDISKDDYSTKEPGFMFSGDFGTAISSAFIGSRAYRNYLAKMYLRKDYLKVIEGFEKYEDKLTGSDFKDECTFLYAISLMSVGYYDKSLNYLSDLATRDNQFGNLAQEYLFDYYKEMSQNEKIIELASKYSKLTPYSLYIYIDTLFKLDKYEEIVNVIDNYIDLADSYPFFYDYYFYSKYILKDFESILKNTNKGTKNSYPVFIDIYLSKGEHSKAFEYIERLDDNELKSFFTVKSKIYMGDYLEALSDLKNIKSENYLSNLFFELMSKAFPNIEVSLLDKFNFKDSYNIDYKNFYKGLLFLKKSDYLSAASSFEKITFNELLLLNSYYYKGLAYFYVNKDLAEVNLKRFILEGKDKQKLDSARYLLGQIYLNRNQTDTALIVLESCSTFYCEELKGEIFIINKEYDVALEYLKNVETDRGNYLKGVIAFNRKDYESALKYVKKIKKSDIETDYLLMSIYFKLNRPDAARAIVEEYKNNKQFFDSAVNYYFLKGDYERVLYLLDSTNYKDDNYLLLRGKSLYSLKKYKEAESIFFDLLNRDKYVYDSIFGIINIKRVKGDSEKYVDEIFKLIKDRNFDRKGQLVIELAKESVNQNNLQSAIYILNYYFDNFSEAKNNKDAYLLRGDIFKKLGRFNECIKDTEYLIRKFLDNDDAYLLQAECYESLDKAKAIGVYEKLIGNKRFDILSKKRLLNLYENPDKIIQVANSFVEEDKLVYLEGIKKALKFVGDNKNILNYKGEIDNLIDSEIKGYVLAGIYFNSLYLYYQNDFKNSVKYSMKAYYLDKNSEFSKLSLENAIRSYTALGNKANAEKVKKILKDLK; this is encoded by the coding sequence ATGGGTAGGTTGTTACTTTCACTTTTAATAATATTTTTGTGTTCTTCAAATATTTTTGCCGGCGTGGAAATATCTGATTTTTCTTTTATAGGAAAAGAAGTTACAAATTTTAATATTCGCCCGGTTTATAAAAACATAAGTGTTGATTTTAAAAATATTAAAGCGTTTGATACTTATATAGACAAACTAAATTTTGAGGTAAACGATATCTCAAAAGATGATTATTCTACAAAAGAGCCCGGATTTATGTTTTCCGGGGATTTTGGTACGGCAATAAGCTCTGCATTTATTGGCTCTCGAGCATACAGAAACTATCTTGCCAAGATGTATCTTAGAAAGGATTATTTGAAAGTTATTGAGGGCTTTGAAAAATATGAAGATAAGTTAACAGGTTCGGATTTTAAGGATGAATGTACTTTTTTGTATGCCATCTCTCTGATGAGTGTCGGGTATTATGATAAATCTTTGAATTATTTATCAGATTTGGCGACAAGAGATAACCAATTTGGAAATCTCGCTCAAGAATACTTATTTGACTACTATAAAGAGATGTCTCAAAATGAAAAGATAATAGAGCTTGCAAGCAAATATTCAAAACTTACGCCATATTCACTTTATATTTATATTGATACACTTTTTAAACTCGACAAGTATGAAGAAATTGTTAATGTTATAGATAATTATATTGATTTGGCAGATAGTTATCCTTTTTTTTATGATTATTACTTCTACAGCAAATACATTTTAAAAGATTTTGAAAGTATCCTAAAAAATACTAACAAAGGGACAAAAAATTCATACCCTGTTTTTATCGACATTTATCTTAGTAAAGGTGAGCATTCAAAGGCTTTTGAATATATTGAACGACTTGATGATAATGAGCTTAAAAGTTTTTTTACTGTAAAAAGTAAAATTTATATGGGGGATTATCTTGAGGCTTTGTCAGATTTAAAAAATATAAAAAGTGAAAATTATCTATCCAATCTGTTTTTTGAATTAATGTCGAAGGCTTTTCCTAATATTGAAGTGTCATTACTTGACAAATTTAATTTCAAGGATTCATATAACATAGATTATAAAAACTTTTATAAAGGTTTATTGTTTTTAAAAAAGTCAGATTATCTAAGCGCTGCTTCAAGTTTTGAAAAAATAACTTTTAATGAATTGTTGTTGTTGAATAGTTACTATTACAAGGGGTTGGCATATTTTTATGTTAACAAGGATTTGGCTGAAGTCAATCTGAAAAGATTTATTTTGGAAGGGAAGGATAAACAAAAATTAGATTCTGCAAGGTATTTGCTCGGGCAGATTTATCTTAACAGAAATCAGACAGACACGGCGTTAATTGTGCTTGAAAGTTGCAGCACTTTCTACTGTGAAGAGCTGAAAGGGGAGATTTTTATAATAAATAAAGAGTATGATGTTGCCCTTGAATATTTGAAAAATGTTGAAACTGATAGAGGTAATTATCTTAAAGGCGTTATAGCTTTTAATAGGAAAGATTATGAAAGTGCTTTAAAATACGTGAAAAAGATAAAAAAAAGTGACATAGAAACAGATTATCTTTTAATGTCAATTTATTTTAAGCTTAACCGCCCTGATGCTGCACGAGCTATTGTAGAAGAGTATAAAAATAACAAACAATTTTTTGACTCGGCTGTGAATTATTATTTTTTAAAAGGTGACTATGAAAGGGTATTATATCTTTTAGATTCTACAAACTACAAAGATGACAACTATTTATTACTCAGAGGTAAGTCACTTTATTCTTTAAAAAAGTACAAAGAAGCCGAATCGATATTTTTTGATTTGCTCAATAGAGACAAATATGTTTATGACTCAATTTTTGGAATAATCAATATTAAAAGGGTCAAAGGTGATAGTGAAAAATATGTGGATGAGATTTTCAAGCTTATAAAGGACAGAAATTTTGACAGGAAGGGGCAGCTTGTCATAGAGCTTGCCAAGGAAAGTGTAAACCAGAATAATCTTCAAAGTGCGATTTACATTTTAAACTATTATTTTGATAATTTTTCTGAGGCAAAAAATAACAAGGACGCATATCTGTTAAGAGGGGACATCTTTAAAAAGCTTGGTAGATTTAATGAGTGTATTAAGGACACGGAATATTTGATTAGAAAATTTTTGGATAATGATGATGCATACCTCTTGCAGGCAGAGTGTTATGAGTCTTTGGATAAGGCAAAGGCTATTGGTGTGTATGAGAAACTTATTGGTAATAAAAGATTTGACATTTTAAGTAAAAAAAGACTTTTAAACCTTTATGAAAATCCTGACAAGATTATTCAAGTTGCCAATAGTTTTGTTGAAGAGGACAAGTTAGTTTATCTTGAGGGGATTAAAAAGGCACTAAAATTCGTTGGCGACAATAAAAATATTTTAAACTACAAGGGTGAGATAGATAATCTTATTGATTCTGAAATAAAGGGTTATGTTTTGGCCGGCATTTATTTTAATTCGTTATATCTTTATTATCAAAATGATTTTAAAAATTCTGTCAAATACTCAATGAAAGCCTATTATCTGGACAAAAACTCAGAATTTAGTAAACTTTCTCTTGAGAATGCAATCAGAAGTTATACCGCATTAGGCAATAAAGCAAATGCTGAAAAGGTTAAAAAAATATTAAAAGATTTAAAATAG
- a CDS encoding LrgB family protein: MKELINSPIFAIMVTFMVFYFSTMLYNKFKFILFNPVLLSITSLIAILKLINLDYQTYFSGAKIISFFLGPSVVALGVPLYLQFEEIKKRGVSIIISIVVGSVVGILSAAFTAKILGASKAVVASIAPKSVTTPIAMGIAEKIGGIPSLTAAIVIATGVLGAVIGPAFLKITGIKSKVAIGLAIGSASHGIGTARAFEEGELEGATSSLAICLNGIATAIFTPIIFYIIYKLL; this comes from the coding sequence ATGAAAGAGCTGATTAATTCTCCGATTTTTGCCATAATGGTTACTTTTATGGTTTTTTATTTTTCCACAATGCTTTATAACAAATTTAAGTTTATACTGTTTAATCCAGTACTTTTATCCATAACATCTCTGATAGCAATTTTAAAACTGATAAACCTTGACTATCAAACATATTTTAGTGGTGCTAAAATTATAAGTTTTTTCTTGGGCCCTTCCGTTGTCGCTCTTGGCGTACCATTGTATCTTCAATTTGAAGAGATAAAAAAAAGGGGTGTTTCTATAATAATTTCAATTGTTGTTGGCAGTGTTGTTGGGATACTCTCTGCTGCCTTCACAGCAAAAATTTTGGGTGCATCAAAAGCTGTTGTAGCATCAATTGCTCCAAAATCTGTAACAACGCCCATTGCAATGGGTATTGCTGAGAAAATAGGCGGAATACCATCCCTCACCGCGGCTATCGTAATTGCCACAGGTGTTCTTGGTGCAGTAATCGGGCCGGCTTTTTTAAAAATTACCGGGATAAAAAGCAAAGTTGCTATAGGGCTTGCAATTGGTAGTGCATCCCACGGGATTGGTACTGCAAGGGCGTTTGAAGAAGGTGAACTTGAAGGTGCAACAAGCTCTCTTGCAATATGCCTTAATGGAATAGCAACAGCAATATTTACACCCATAATCTTTTACATAATCTACAAGTTATTATGA
- a CDS encoding class I SAM-dependent methyltransferase, which yields MDLNIREIVSDKIKKNGKMTFREFMDIALYYPGLGYYQKENPFGQQGSFYTSVDASESFGKSIAKGIFKSISQLNLEPNLCEMGAGSGLLANDILNYFKESEPNFYENMTYTIIEKSDYLINFQRENLKEHLDKLQWKSFKELNNFNGVFFSNELVDAFPVHRIISIGGEIKELYVIEHEGKFTFYPDNLSTAELSEYLDTLNIRLIDKQIADINLDSVVWIKDVGNKINKGLVITIDYGFMAEQLYAPFRMDGTVTCYFKHTQNNDFFERIGFQDITAFVDFSALKYYGEKSGLDFVNFFPQWTFLIASGIMDEFDNKNMTDLQRASLKSLIMPEGGFGTNFNVLIQSKGVICKSDFLYKKTSFQLLSELTERLS from the coding sequence ATGGATTTGAATATTCGTGAAATTGTAAGTGATAAGATTAAAAAAAATGGAAAGATGACTTTTAGAGAATTTATGGATATAGCCCTTTATTACCCTGGGTTAGGATACTACCAGAAAGAGAATCCCTTTGGGCAACAGGGAAGTTTTTATACGTCTGTGGATGCTTCAGAATCATTTGGGAAAAGCATTGCTAAAGGGATTTTTAAATCTATTTCACAGTTAAATCTTGAGCCAAATCTTTGTGAGATGGGTGCAGGCAGTGGTCTTCTTGCTAACGATATTTTAAATTATTTCAAAGAGAGTGAGCCGAATTTTTATGAGAATATGACTTATACCATAATTGAGAAAAGTGACTATTTGATAAACTTTCAACGAGAAAACCTCAAAGAGCATTTGGATAAACTGCAGTGGAAATCATTTAAAGAGTTAAATAATTTTAATGGTGTATTTTTCTCAAATGAGTTGGTTGATGCGTTCCCCGTGCATAGGATTATAAGTATAGGCGGTGAAATAAAAGAGCTTTATGTGATTGAACATGAAGGCAAATTTACATTTTATCCTGACAACTTATCAACTGCTGAATTAAGTGAATATTTGGATACCTTAAATATCAGATTAATAGACAAACAGATTGCCGATATTAACCTTGACAGTGTAGTTTGGATAAAGGATGTGGGGAATAAAATTAATAAGGGATTGGTAATAACTATTGATTATGGTTTTATGGCTGAGCAGTTATATGCACCTTTTAGAATGGATGGAACGGTTACTTGCTATTTCAAACATACTCAAAATAATGATTTTTTTGAAAGGATAGGATTTCAGGATATTACCGCATTTGTAGATTTTTCTGCATTAAAATATTACGGTGAAAAGTCAGGTTTAGATTTTGTTAATTTTTTCCCGCAATGGACTTTTTTGATTGCAAGTGGAATCATGGATGAATTTGACAATAAAAATATGACTGACCTGCAAAGGGCATCTCTTAAATCTTTAATTATGCCTGAAGGGGGGTTTGGAACAAACTTTAACGTTCTTATCCAATCAAAAGGGGTTATTTGTAAAAGTGATTTTTTGTATAAAAAAACTTCTTTTCAGCTTTTAAGTGAGCTGACTGAGAGATTGAGCTAA
- a CDS encoding MotA/TolQ/ExbB proton channel family protein gives MFEIIQKGGVLMYPIIFLSVLSLAIFLERLFSLRTEKYVPSMFMEKMHAFLKAKSYEDARSLCDLKPCAIGNISKSMLNNLDLPISRLMELVEETGRFESRKLDKFLPTLQTIATVSPLLGLLGTVIGMIKTFIVISQQGIGNAQALAGGISEALLTTAAGLSVAIPTVIFYHIVRHRSEKISNELEIAASGIVNLVFKEE, from the coding sequence ATGTTTGAAATAATTCAAAAAGGCGGGGTCTTGATGTACCCGATAATTTTTCTTTCTGTGTTGTCTCTGGCAATATTTCTTGAAAGATTATTTTCTCTTCGTACTGAAAAGTATGTCCCGTCAATGTTTATGGAAAAAATGCACGCTTTCCTGAAAGCAAAATCTTATGAAGATGCAAGGTCACTATGCGATTTAAAGCCTTGTGCCATAGGTAATATATCAAAAAGTATGCTTAATAATCTCGATCTGCCTATTTCAAGGTTAATGGAGCTTGTGGAAGAGACGGGAAGGTTTGAGTCTCGTAAATTAGATAAATTTTTACCTACACTGCAGACTATTGCCACCGTTTCCCCCCTTCTCGGACTTCTTGGTACAGTTATAGGTATGATTAAGACATTTATAGTTATCTCTCAACAAGGGATAGGAAATGCTCAGGCTCTTGCAGGTGGTATTTCCGAAGCCCTATTGACTACAGCTGCGGGGCTTTCTGTTGCTATCCCTACAGTTATTTTTTATCATATTGTCAGACATAGGTCAGAGAAGATATCAAACGAACTTGAGATAGCAGCATCAGGCATAGTAAATTTAGTTTTTAAAGAGGAATAA
- the prxU gene encoding thioredoxin-dependent peroxiredoxin (Most members of this family contain a selenocysteine.): protein MAEEIKGGCARPTGGPVGEEPKQGIEQESLSSNVEVRKMIMVGQKAPDFVAPGYFKGEFVNIKLSDYLGKWVLLCFYPGDFTFVUATELSAVAEKYDEFKKLGVEVLSMSIDSMFVHKMWNDYELKKMINKDIPFPMLSDAGGKVGTVYGVYDENAGVETRGRFIIDPDGVIQGFEVLTPPVGRNVSETLRQVQAFQLVRNSKGTEATPSGWKPGKQTLKPGPNLVGKVWEAWKVDEAFD, encoded by the coding sequence ATGGCAGAAGAGATTAAAGGTGGCTGTGCCAGACCAACTGGCGGCCCGGTGGGTGAAGAGCCTAAACAGGGAATTGAACAAGAATCTTTAAGTAGCAATGTGGAGGTGAGAAAAATGATAATGGTAGGGCAAAAAGCTCCAGATTTTGTGGCACCGGGATATTTCAAAGGTGAATTTGTTAATATTAAATTGTCAGACTATCTCGGAAAATGGGTTTTACTGTGTTTTTATCCGGGAGATTTTACATTTGTCTGAGCGACGGAACTTTCTGCGGTCGCAGAAAAATATGATGAATTTAAAAAATTAGGTGTTGAAGTTTTGTCAATGAGTATTGACAGTATGTTTGTTCATAAGATGTGGAATGATTATGAATTGAAAAAAATGATAAATAAAGACATCCCTTTCCCTATGCTTTCTGATGCGGGGGGCAAGGTTGGCACGGTATATGGAGTTTACGATGAAAATGCAGGGGTCGAGACAAGAGGAAGGTTTATTATCGACCCAGATGGAGTAATCCAGGGTTTTGAGGTATTGACCCCTCCTGTAGGGAGAAATGTAAGCGAAACACTCAGGCAGGTACAAGCTTTTCAGCTTGTAAGAAATTCTAAAGGGACTGAGGCAACCCCTTCAGGCTGGAAGCCCGGTAAGCAGACTTTAAAACCCGGACCTAATCTTGTAGGTAAAGTCTGGGAAGCTTGGAAAGTAGATGAAGCCTTTGACTAA